From Triticum aestivum cultivar Chinese Spring chromosome 4A, IWGSC CS RefSeq v2.1, whole genome shotgun sequence, a single genomic window includes:
- the LOC123083761 gene encoding mitogen-activated protein kinase kinase kinase 18, translating into MQRRKPHTYIYATLTLAFFLQLLTPSPFIHSSPPHTLCFSLSSSTLFHCPLVVSSARIKMEGWTRGKCIGKGAFGTVHLAVHRATGRAFAVKSVHAKGAAPAAAMACLETEIRILRRLSSPYIVAYLGDDATASTRNLHMELVSGGSAAARGAAGLGERAARCVLRRVAAALHYLHDVAGVVHGDVKGRNVLVGGDGAEYGSSKLADFGAARLVSEPAPRGPRGTPAWMAPEVARGGASTPASDVWSLGCTAVELLTGKRPWSEMGGALEVGELLLHIGYGVKRPELPACLSDSCSDFLDKCLRRDAGERWSCEQLLRHPFLSADPHDAGEPSPSPSPRAVLDWAASDSDSDASSDCHPAADIEDEVIMASAKGRIAELASDRPRPDWVRELEEGPTWAPDTWAPPPSLEMSTDAVLLPLVPSPSDAATVAGAGNGGAGGPVVSRDGVLVTGGSDGGSCRVRGRCWCDDRRGYHKCGSGFDRPPCWPPLAVASVLVSCILSHLIQSMILFQQADGELILFFATVSGSVFFYSAVSGSCFFGGFDF; encoded by the coding sequence ATGCAGCGCCGGAAACCCCACACCTATATATACGCCACCCTCACGCTTGCCTTCTTCTTGCAACTCCTCACACCATCTCCCTTTATTCACTCCTCACCTCCGCACACACTCTGCTTCTCTCTGAGCTCCTCTACTCTGTTTCACTGCCCACTCGTCGTCTCCAGCGCGCGCATAAAAATGGAGGGGTGGACGCGCGGGAAATGCATCGGGAAGGGCGCGTTCGGCACCGTGCACTTGGCCGTCCACAGGGCCACCGGCCGCGCCTTCGCGGTCAAGTCGGTCCACGCCAAGGGCGCCGCGCCGGCTGCCGCGATGGCGTGCCTGGAGACCGAGATAAGGATCTTGAGGCGGCTGTCCTCGCCGTACATCGTGGCGTACCTCGGTGATGACGCCACGGCTTCGACTAGGAACCTGCACATGGAGCTCGTCTCGGgcgggagcgcggcggcgaggggcgcggcCGGCCTTGGCGAGCGCGCGGCGCGGTGCGTCCTGCGGCGGGTCGCCGCCGCCCTGCACTACCTCCACGACGTCGCCGGGGTCGTGCACGGGGACGTGAAGGGGCGGAacgtgctcgtcggcggcgacggtgcCGAGTACGGCAGCTCCAAGCTCGCCGATTTCGGCGCGGCGAGGCTTGTTTCAGAGCCGGCGCCGCGAGGGCCCCGTGGCACGCCGGCGTGGAtggcgccggaggtggcccgcgGCGGCGCGTCTACGCCGGCGTCCGACGTGTGGTCGCTCGGGTGCACGGCGGTGGAGCTGCTCACCGGGAAGCGGCCATGGTCGGAGATGGGCGGCGCCCTCGAGGTCGGCGAGCTGCTGCTCCACATCGGTTACGGCGTGAAGCGACCGGAGCTCCCCGCGTGCCTCTCCGACTCCTGCAGCGACTTCCTCGACAAGTGCCTCCGCCGCGACGCTGGCGAGCGGTGGAGCTGCGAGCAGCTGCTGCGCCACCCGTTCCTCTCCGCGGACCCCCACGACGCCGGCgagccgtcgccgtccccgtccccgcgaGCGGTTCTTGACTGGGCGGCGTCGGACTCGGACTCCGACGCGTCGTCCGACTGCCATCCGGCGGCCGACATCGAGGACGAGGTGATCATGGCGAGCGCCAAGGGGAGGATTGCCGAATTGGCATCAGACAGGCCGCGCCCAGACTGGGTGCGCGAGCTGGAGGAAGGCCCCACCTGGGCGCCCGACACTTGGGCCCCACCGCCCAGTCTTGAGATGTCAACCGATGCAGTGCTACTGCCACTGGTACCATCGCCATCCGACGCTGCCACAGTCGCTGGCGCGGGAAATGGCGGCGCCGGTGGGCCCGTCGTCAGCCGTGACGGGGTCCTCGTGACCGGCGGGAGCGACGGCGGCTCCTGCCGTGTCCGCGGCCGTTGCTGGTGCGATGATCGCCGTGGGTACCATAAATGTGGGTCTGGGTTTGATCGGCCTCCTTGTTGGCCGCCGTTGGCCGTTGCGTCCGTGCTGGTGTCATGTATTCTATCGCATTTGATTCAATCAATGATTTTGTTTCAGCAAGCAGACGGTGAATTGATACTATTTTTTGCTACAGTTTCTGGTTCTGTTTTTTTTTACAGCGCAGTTTCTGGTTCTTGTTTCTTTGGTGGTTTTGACTTTTGA
- the LOC123085579 gene encoding mitochondrial succinate-fumarate transporter 1, translating to MASPPSPPPPSPPPRADEPRSGGGRAPIPPYVKAAAGSLGGVMEACCLQPIDVVKTRLQLDRAGAYRGIAHCGTTVARAEGVPALWKGLTPFATHLTLKYALRLGSNAMLQSAFKDPVTGKVSAQGRLASGFGAGVLEALVIVTPFEVVKIRLQQQKGLSTDLLKYKGPIHCAKTIVREEGIFGLWSGASPTVMRNGTNQAAMFTAKNTIDILLWKKHEGDGKVLQPWQSMVSGFLAGTAGPICTGPFDVVKTRLMAQGRTGDIKYKGMFHAIRTIHAEEGLRALWKGLLPRLMRIPPGQAIMWTVADQVMGLYERTYLQSSQV from the exons ATGGCCTCACCCCCTTCCccgcccccgccctcgccgccgccgcgggccgacGAGCCACGCAGCGGCGGGGGCAGGGCGCCGATCCCGCCCTACGTcaaggcggcggcggggtcgcTCGGCGGCGTGATGGAGGCGTGCTGCCTGCAGCCCATCGACGTGGTCAAGACGAGGCTGCAGCTGGACCGCGCGGGGGCCTACCGCGGCATCGCGCACTGCGGCACCACCGTCGCGCGCGCCGAGGGCGTGCCGGCGCTCTGGAAGGGCCTCACGCCCTTCGCCACCCACCTCACGCTCAAGTACGCGCTCCGCCTCGGCTCCAATGCCATGCTGCAGTCCGCCTTCAAGGACCCCGTCACCGGCAAGGTCTCCGCGCAGGGCCGCCTCGCCTCCGGCTTCGGTGCCGGCGTCCTCGAGGCCCTCGTCATCGTTACCCCATTCGAG GTGGTAAAGATTAGATTGCAGCAACAAAAAGGACTAAGCACGGACCTGCTGAAATATAAAGGGCCCATACACTGTGCAAAGACAATTGTTCGTGAGGAAGGCATTTTTGGTCTGTGGTCTGGAGCATCACCAACTGTCATGCGCAACGGCACAAACCAAGCTGCGATGTTCACAGCCAAGAACACGATAGACATCCTTCTCTGGAAGAAGCATGAAGGGGACGGGAAGGTTCTCCAGCCATGGCAGTCCATGGTCTCCGGGTTCCTTGCAGGAACCGCAGGGCCGATCTGCACCGGGCCTTTCGACGTGGTGAAGACCAGGCTGATGGCCCAAGGGAGGACCGGCGACATCAAGTACAAGGGCATGTTCCACGCGATACGGACGATACACGCGGAAGAGGGCCTCCGGGCCCTGTGGAAGGGCCTGCTTCCCAGGCTGATGAGGATTCCACCTGGCCAGGCCATAATGTGGACAGTGGCTGATCAGGTGATGGGCCTCTATGAGCGAACATATCTGCAGTCGTCTCAGGTGTAA